The genomic region gttgcgtgttgcgtcgccatcgtgaagaccgaaatgcagtcgaaattgcaagtgtcgcaattttaggacgctacagtctcTTTGGTGAAAATGAGTTGATACGATCCAATGTGTATCTTTAGGTTCATCTTTTCAAACTATCAAGGAAGTAGAGCCAGTGGAAACTTCTCATTGAGGATTTCTCTTTCAATTGCTACTTCAATTTATATggatttctcttcttcttcttgcaaCACGAATCAAACACGCATGTACTCAGGTGCACTCCTCTTCAATTTACAGGCAAGGTTTTTCAATCACAAAGTAATGTCTTCTTGGAGGTCATCGAATCCCAAGTTTGGCTGCAAGACAGGGGGTGATCCTCTAAGGGGCAACACCATCTTGATTCGTTTGGATACTTCTTGAAAATTTGAGTCCTTCTTCAGTGAAAGTTCTTCTTGaatgccctccttctagcaccaattctatTGAGCAAGGAGGAGGATGAAAAAAGGCTTAAGATATCATCCACAATTATGAATTGATAATATTTGGAGTTCATCTATTCACGTTtgggccctccttctagtgccaattttgttgatgggtgttttgtgaccacaccaacacagaaaAAAGTTTCCAATgatcactctatcctctcttgatcaaaatcacaTGTATGTTAAGATTGGAGGAAGATCATacaatgactccaaggttccaactgcGTACTAGTGACTTTACAATGGATATAGACTCGTCTGGTTGATGTTGTTGGaatccaaggggacttatgtaCACTAAAGAAGACTAAAACAAATTCTAAATCTTCAAGGAAATTTTTGcgaattagttgtcaatgaataGCTCTCTTTTTTAGGACCTTTGAATAAGATAATGTGGAAAGTAAAATAAGAAAGGGTTTAGAAAGTCTAATCTAAATCAAAGAACTTAACAAATGACAAAGCTTAGGCGAGATCAACCACACTTTACTTTGCCACTATCAAcgaacaccatcaaagaacaatgttcatCCAATAATCTAAGTTAAGAACGCACATTTAAAGCTCAGTCCAACCTTGCAATGCAAATAAAAATCATCTATCAGCAAAAGGATGAGCGTATTGATGTCACCACAAAGCAATGCAATCTGTCTCATTCATCTAAATGCTTGAAGCAAATCTAAACTAAGTGAGGAagatgaaaccatgcaagttttgaaacaaCACAAGTGAACACCACAAAGCAATGCAATCTATCTCATTCATCTAAATGCTTGAAGCAAATCTAAACTAAGTGAGGAagatgaaaccatgcaagttttgaaacaaCACAAGTGAACACCAAAAgccaatgtttcactattattatctCATAAACTTATCGCAACAGTCTCACACAATTCTCCCTCTGTTACAAAGGATGGGGTGACACCCTTTTATAAGCCTCCAAGAGGAATATAGACAACCCAAATTACAatcaaatcaatggccaagatctaacATGCAAAACGCTAATTAGAGTTTGACCAAAGATTCCCAAATATGACGCCAAGTAGTGGGGAGAGCCATTAATGAGGAATATCGCCCCCTGCACATTAATTTCTCTTTGCTTCCAAAAAAAGACGTCCATAATGTAATAAATGCCCATCACTCTATCATGCATTCAATTATAGCCATCATGCAATAAATCAGCCACCACCAGATCAAAACATCCACCAACAATAAATGTGCCATCATGCCCTCATGCAATCAATAGATTCTTGTCCAAAATTGGATGACCATTATTCCATTCATTTATGGTGAATGGGACGAACCTAgctatgatagcttccagatcttCAATGAAGACACTTGGCATAGTCTCCAGTTTGAATTCCAGTAATGAAACGTCTTCTTCACACTTGGAGAATTAATTCTCCCATCTTGATGCCACTACTTGAGTCCTATGCATTGTGCTGGAGAATAAGGAAACATTTTCCAAATGCTCGTTCAAATGGTCAACTGTTAGCTCTTCCTCAGTCAACCTTCTTTCAAACAATGCTTCAACTGCATTGAAGATTTCTTCTTGAACCTTCTTGACTAATTCCTTCAATGATGCTAACTCCTTACCAAATCTTTCAAATAACTCCTTCCCAATACAGATTGCATAAACCCATTGAGGGAAATCATGTACTTCATTTTCCTGGACAACCTTCCCATCAATCAAAGTCTACCTTGGAATCCCCATCAGTGCCTTCAAACACAGAATTGTTAAGTTCTGATAAATATGTGCATCCTCCCATGAGTTGTCCATAGTCTCAAGTTTGTTCAGGATAGCCAGAATTCTCCAGTGGGAGTGAGTCAAGTCTTCAATGAATTTGATAGGTGAATTGAAGACATCTTCTATCCACTCTATAGAGCATTGAGCCATTTTCCTTATTTTGTCAATGTCATCAATAGATTCCTTGGgaagagaagaaggaggaacaAAGGATGGATCTTCTTCTTTGAGTGAAAGCTTCAAGCGCCACAAATATTTGCACAAGGCTTTATTCTCACTCTTTAacttcttattcttctcttccatTGTTTTCATCTACTCCTTTAGTGCTAAAGAAGATTCATTAAAATTTTCCACCCCTAAGCCTTGGAGGCACGCCCTAAGTTGACTTGTGTGATTTCATATTCATTAGGTGAAATCTCATTCCTATCTTTGTCAACTCTGGGCACAACTAGGTGCAAAGTCCTAGATCCTGACTCATCCCTTGTGATCTTTGAAAAATTCCTAGCTACCTTCTTCTCTGCTAGCTTATCTATCATGTTTAGAAGTTCTTCAAATTCCTGTGCAAGatctatctcttcttcttctagctccttcctcattctttccttcAGCCAATCTAGAACGATTGTTAGTTGATCCCGAACTTCCAATTGTGCCTGTATTTGTGAAACTTCCTCAAAAGTTCCTAATTCTCCAAGCTTTGTTTCAATGAAACAATTCTAATCCTATTGTTCTGGGATTGGAGAAAATTCCTGACTTTGACTCTTCTGTTGAATAGGCCTATGGGAAGCACTAATGTTGAGAATATCATGTGCTTGTGCCATTTCAAGATCATCATCATGTGGCTAGTTTCCTGAAACTCATTCCAGGAACATTTCAACTTCATGTACGTTGGAAGAGTTGGCAGGTGATTGTGCTTCCTCTATCCTTGGCTTCTTTTGCTACAGCTCTTCCAACTgattttcctttctcttatttgcttGTGAATTCCTAGGAATGCTTTTCTCTTTCCTACACTCTAATCTTTCTTGTAGAATTTCCTCTTCCCTGGCATGGGCTCTTGATGACCCTTTCGTTGCCTGGCAATGAGAGTCCAAGTCTCAAGAATGCTTTTCTCTTTCCTACACTCTAATCTTTCTTGTAGAATTTCCTCTTCCCTAGCATGGGCTCTTGATGACCCTTTTGTTGCCTCGCTATGAGAGTCCAAGTCTCCCATCAACTAGTAAGTCACGTGAGCATTCTTCGCCTTTAACTTTGCAATATGTCACTCAACCCAATCCTTAGTGAATTTCAGGATTGGCCTACTTAGGATATCTAAATCATGATCTTCCAACTCTGACCAATCTGAAGCATGAATAAgcctatccttctccttttcatatTCTAGTTGAACCATATTTTCATTCTCTTCAACCTAGTCCGACACCTGTATAACTTCACAAATTCTTATCAAATTGAGAGGCAATCTGGAAAACATCCTCTTCTTGACTTCAAACCAAAATTCATTTTTTCCTTGAGAACTTAAGATGTTTGTTATGAAGGAATAACAATAGAGATAACTTATTAAGTTCATGATTAACCCAACACATGTTTTCTTCCCTAAAAACCAAATCATTAAGTATTTGATTGAAGAAAAGAAAATAATCTATTTTTTTTAGTCACAACTAAATGCATATCCTATCCTTGACTTGTCCTCATTTATCTCTAACATATGTATTTGTAACCTATGCTTCCTAATTGGTTACAAATAGTTGTGTATTTTAGTTTTGCATATCACATGGATATGCATCAAGTAATAAAGAGTTACCAATTAGAATATGATATATTAGAGTTGGTTTTTCACCAATTAGAGTATGATAAATTAGAGTTGGTTAACAATTGGAGGCTAAGGTAGTTTGATGTGTGATATGCTTCAGGATTGTCAGTTTATGAAAAGAAAAAATGACAAATTAATTGTTAAGACGATGTATTTATGATGATCAAAGTGAGTATTTAACAAGAAAGTAAAAGATCAAGGTATGCACTTCTATTCTCTTCAATAACAAACAACTATAAAACTCACATTTACTATTCTATTCATTTCTTATATAACTATTGTACAGATTTATAATTCATTATGTTATATTCAACATAATCTTGATGAGctttaaatttatataaattttcaaaTTACCAAAATTTTAATATTGTAAAATTTTCATTATCCACTTTACTAAAtgctattttaaaacttttaattttttttttagactgCAAGAATCGGGCAGCCTCTCCTTTAGTGTGACCGATGACCAATGATGCTAGCATGACACGTCCTCCGGTACCATGTGGACTGGAGAGAAACTGGACCTCATGGCCTCATGCTTTAGCACAAGAAGCTCTCACCAATCAAGCCAGGCCTCCAGCCCTTATAACtttttatcttaaacatttttCAAATTGCTAAAATTTTCAATTCATCAAATTCTTCAGCTCTTTTAACTATTTTAAAGACTAATCATGTTATTCGATTTGTTAAATTTCAACTGAGTACAAATACCATCTTTATTTTTGCTttcacaaaatatttattttaagacTATCTTCACTTCACCAAATTATCGGTAGACATTCTTGAGCTTCTACCATTCTCATCAATTCGACAATGAAGGCTTATGGTTCTGCGCCTTTCAAATTTATTGTCAACCTGCCATATGATCGACTCTATACATAAAAATGCTACAACAGCAGCGACAGAGATGCATAGCATAACCTGTGTTTCCAAATTATTGTTTACTGTTTGATGTTTCATTAATATCCACTGTAACATCGAAACCCTCCCCATATCATCTTGACCCCACCCACATTGTTCATATAAATGTTTACTTAAAGTTTAGAGTCAATTCTGACACACAAGTCTCCGACTTAAGAAGAAAGACATTTCTTTTAGATTTGTAAGAAAAACTTGGGGGGACTTTTTCCCCCTGATTTTAGATGGGCTGGCCTGGGAAATCGGGATCATAGTTTTTATTTAACTTAAATTTAAAATTGTAAAAAAACAACATTTAAACAACCCCTTTATTAATTATGTAATAATTATCTCCCTCCATAATTGAACAAGCTTTCCTTAAGATTTGGTCTTGAGAGAAACAAATGGGCTTAAAGCACACTAATGTGATAGATTACCTCTTATCACTAAAATTTTGCGGATACAAGTGTAGGTAAATGTTTCTTCAATAGGCGTATAGCTACCATCTTCCTGCGAGTAAAAAGCTTTGCTTTGAGAGCCCTCTTTGAAAACAGGACTTGCCTTCCATTGAAACTTCACTTCACTAGCTATGGTACAGAAACATAAGGCTCCCAAGAAAAGATTATTGTTATGAAGCATCAGTAGACTTCCACATTCCATTGCTCCTCTTTCTTCAACTTCCTCTTGTATTCTGCCCAGTCAATACCTGCAAAATATGTAATGGTCAATGACATAGTTCTACTTCATTTGTTTATTCATAGGCTTCTGGAAATAACTGTGTATGCTTTGCATCAATGTTTTACTTGTAATTTGCAACCAACTAAAAAAACGCATTTTTGATTGAGTAATTACCATCTGCAGCTGCCAATGAGACCATGATTTCATCAATGCCCTTTTCCATGCCTTTTAAACCACACATATACACATAGGTGCTGTCCTTTTTCAACAACTCCCAGAGCTCCTTTGCATACTGGGCCATTCTGGTCTGAATGTACATCTTTTCTCCCTTTTCATTTGTTTGCTCACGACTCACTGCAAAGTCCACCCTTAAGTTGTCAGGGTACTTTTCTTTCATCTTCTCGAATTCCTGTCAGAAGATGTCATACTCTAATTAAAAATTCTGAAATTCAGTCGTTTCTCAACAGGACTGGGTATATGTTTGTTGAGCTCGGTCAATTTAGTTACAGAATTGGAATCAGCTTACCTCTTTGTACAACAAGGAACTGCTTGTAGGAACACCCAAGAATAGCCATGCTAACCCATTGAACTGCAATATCATTTTAGGTCAGACATAAcacatgaaatgaaatatgataaGACAAAATGTTCCTCAACAGATCAAATGTCAGTTTGAGGATACCTTGTAGTCGTCATGCTTCTCAAAAAACATTTTCCACAAGAAACCTCTGAAGGGTGCAATACCAGTACCAGTACCAAGCTACCATTAAAACAAATAGTCAAGTTCAATTGTATAAAGCCATATAACTTGTCATTCTTATTTTTCTATACATACCAATTGGTCGTTAAAACTAAAAGCCAACAGCTGCTCACCAAAAATCTCTATGAGTAGCATCTTTTAACATCCAATCCATTAAGATGGAGTGacaatttttttgagaaaaatGCTTACCATAACTACAGTTGCATTAGGATCAGAAGGCATAAGCATTTCTTTCCCAATTGGACCTGTGATTGTAACATCTTCCCCAGGCTTCAAGTCACCTACAGTTTCCATATTAACGTctcaaaataatagaaaaatcataCATATTGCCAGAAAAATTAAAGGCACTTGTTTCAACTCAACTAACAGCATCGCAACACTTTCACAAAATTTTACAACTGAATTTAACAAAAGGTTAAAATGGACTTattcataaaaataaaatcaaaaaacatATGGCTTCAGAAAGAAAAAGGTGAACCATCCCCAAAGAATGTTCCGTTGATACTAATCAAACAGGAGAGTATTTTGTGCTCAATAGCAAACTTACACAGGTAGTTTGAGCATACTCCTTTTACTATCTCTCCTTGGTCATTAGCATATACAAGACGTTTAACGCACAAAGAAACCTGCACAATATACCTCCTCAAAAGATGAATTTGAATATAACAAAGCATATCGAATTGTCATGCAAAAGCAAAACAGGTAAGCAATAATAAATTATCTTAGTAAGGATCCTTTTACTTCCAGAGCAAACAAGCATATTATAAATTTCAACTGATGCTTAAGACTAAAAGCAACTGACCACCTACTTAAGTACCTGTTTGTCTACAAATATGAAACTTAACAGTAAAGAAAAAGGGCTTGGTGATCCACTGTGAAAAATTTTATCCACGCAATGCAGCACATATTGCCAAAGggtggattgagagctcttgaaaACAAAGGGAATGACAACAAATTTGAACATTCCCCCACCTTTTATTGTAATCCTTCACAAATGCTCTCTTATTTTTTCGGGATAAATATGATATAATGAAACGTTTCCAATAAAAAGATTAATATGGAAAATGtaagtttttttaaatcaaatcccATGTAAGATCCAACAATTTGAAAAAAAACATTTGAAATTCCAAAAGTGACACTCAAGTACATAATATAAAGATGCATCACTTCACAAAGAGTTTGGTACTTCGACAACTACACTTGTCGCCTGGATTTACTACTTTGCCCGTCAGGTTAGGGTTTGTTTTTACAAATACATAGAATTTCCATACATTTCTTTCAAGATTTTGTATAATTCATATCTCTAAGctttttttattttctcaattcaTTTTCTTGGGAAAAAAATGGATTATTGTAATTTATTACTCTAAAAGCTGTTTATTAAAAAATGATTAATCAAAATATGCTCTACCCGAATTCATCTTTCCAAGAACCTAAAGTAGGAAGATTTTCTGTGATCCATCTTCGGGATAAAAATAGTAACACAATATCACGTTATCCCAACAAATCAAAGAACTGATCCTGAAAGTTGATACAAAATCTTCTACCTAGGTTTTCAACAAACAAAAAATTCTAATCAATGATATCGGTGAAAAAACACAGTACTGTTCCACATGGATGGAAGAATTTCTGCTGCAACTGGTATGTTGGTTTGGGTAAAGTGCAGTATGAATTTATAAGCAGGAAGGCATTGAAACTTACTGTTTTAGAGTCCCCAAAGTCCCCTAGTGCACTGCTGGCAATGGAATAAAGACGGAGCTTGTGGGGCTTCCCATTCTTGTCCACTCCTTTTGGGATGATTCCAATTGATTGCCCTTCTCTGTATGGAATTTCTCCTGCATTGACATTAGGGAGTAATTAAGGCACGCAATTTACCCATATACCAAAAGGGGCACTAGAGCATAGAATTGAAAATGGGTTAATACTATAATTGATGTGTGTTTAAATTTAGATGAGACCTTCTGTTGAGAAGACCATATGCCATGTCTCTCCAGGGGCATCGTCCCCAGTGATTTTGGTGTTGAGGAGAGTGCGACCAATGTAAGGACTCTTGGGCTTAAATTTGTTCACCACCACCCCTTCCTCATTCTTTTTTGATTCCTTGACGACCTTTGCAGGGGCCTCTGTTGTTGTGCTTGTCCCTTGGGCATTCACAAGGAGGAGGCCTATTCTGCCTCTGCCGGTGCTCAACCCCACGACAGGTTTTCCTTCGCAGCTGCTCAGTCTGGTGCCTTGGAATGCCTATAAATGCACAATCCACCACGTCAATTTCCAATTCTAATGCAAAACACTAGCAGTAATGAACTGATTACCTTTTGAAATGAAAGTCTATCAGCAGAAGAAGAGGACGAAGATGAAATCCGAGCAAGGGAAGAGGAATGCGCCGATGTGGGGAGAGAAACTGCAGCGGTGATGGCAGCCATTGTCACGAGAGAGGGAATTAACAATGTACAGCTGCAGATGCAGGGAGTATATGTGGGCGTTGTGGGGAGTATTAAGGGAATAAGGATTGGGTGGAGGAGAGTGGAGAGGAAAGAGTGGCGTTCATTCTAAGTGGATAAGTTAACTCACATCAGAGGTCAAGACCTTGGCTTCATGTTCATTTCTTTCTCCTACTACCTAATACTAATCTTGTACAACTTTCCCCATTCACTCTAGCAATCATTACTTTTCGATATTGAAGGGTTTTCATTATATTGAAgaaatattttagaaaaatattttcatAGTGTAATGGAAATAAAGTGTTTTCACTATATTTTTATTCTGattttctaattatttaattaataaatatctaAGTTAAGAAGTTGAGAATGATAATCAAAAAATTATTCATTTTCATGTAAGTTTGGAGATCAATTCTTTTCATTTATGAGTTATCCAGTGGTTGGCACGTTAGAGCTCAATTAATCATCTTTAGAGCTTATGGGGCACTTGCCTCGTCAAAGAGAGGGTGAATTGGTATAAGATAAACTTCTACTTTTTCAAAACTTAACAACCATAACAATATCAATCACACTAGATCTAACAATTAAGAAACATAAAAAGAACACAAGATTTGCATGGAAACTCTTTCAAAAGAAAACTACAACATAATATTGCTTATATTAAATTCTCTTTACAAGCTTTGTAGGCTCAACTCACATGAGACCCCAATCCCCTATTAAatgatttgtaggcaccaacccattggagacaccaatccccaaaaCCATGCACAAACTCAACAAGAGACATCATCTCTTCTTTTTGGGAAGCACTAACTTCCAAATAAGTAAGTATTCTCCTTCTCAAAGTATTTCTTCTTCAATATCACAAAGCATTCATCAAATTTAATTACACATCTTTTCTCTCATGAATTTGCTCTTGAATAATGCACCATATATTCCTTCCTCTACAaatttatttattgatgatatagCATTAAATTACCAATATCTTGTTTCAAATATTTTGTTCTAAGTCTACTTAACTTCTCTTGAATATTATTGCATAACTTTCATATACTTCCCTTCAAAATTTTCTCACACTTCTATATGCTTCATGACTTTCAATATTATTCTTCCTTCTTGATTGGTCTTGCTAAATATCTCTTATTGTTCCATTTCATTCATTGATACATCTTTCATTTCTCCACAATTATCTCTTTTCAAATTATCTCTTCATATGTATCTTATATCTTCATTCGCTACACTTTGATTCCTCACTTTCTTCTTATATTCTCTTTATTCCATACTCGTGTATTTTCCTTCATTTTCTGCTCAATGTTCGCACAAAATTTGCTTTTATTCATATGATATTACGTTGAGAAAACTTACCAAATAACTTCCATCCCACCTTCAttatatatcatctcatatgcctCTTCACCAAGGGATGCAATCCTTCACAAAGGGGTCAACCTTACATTTAAACATGGATTAATTAATTTTACTTTCACAAAAGTAGCTCTGCTAAATTGCAAGTCGACCAGCATTTAACACCAATTTAATTTACTTTTAAATCCTAATGGAAGTTATTCATGAAGAGTGATGTTCTTCTTCCTCCAAAAGGGGTGCTAAACCAGGTAAGGGTTGGCCATATAAAAGTGATAATATTTGTCCTTTAAACCAGTGTTGTCCTAATGGGGTCAATCTCATAAAATGatcattatttaatttaatttaagttccTTGATGGGGTTGACCTTGCTAAGTGATAATTATTTAATTTCTCGTTGATAATTATTTATCAAGGCATACATTTTTCATTGGAATCCAatagcattgagagggggggtgaatcaatgttatactgtTCTTCTTCCTCCAAAAGGGGTGCTAAACCAGGTAAGGGTCGGCCATATAAAAGTGATAATATTTGTCCTTTAAACCAGTGTTGTCCTAATGGGGTCATCTCATAAAATGAtcactatttaatttaatttaagttccTTGATGAGGTTGACCTTTCCAAGTGATAATTATTTAATTTCTTGTTGATAATTATTTATCAAGACATACATTTTCTTTTGGAATCCaatagcactgagagggggggtgaatcggtgttatacCGGATGAATTAATTTTAGacctattaaaacatgcatacaccaatcggtatacagatacatacagaattgaaagaagtaaagcaaccaataagccaatcacattaataagaatcataacacacagaattatacgtggaaaacctcaaagaggaaaaaccatagtgagatttgtgacccacaatatcaatccattggccatatgaagagatattacaaaatataagggcctgcacttgcaagaaggcttatagcctagagcacattgctcaatcacaaatggagcctcactgactacatataaatctagactacaatccggagaagtgttgaactgctaagataacatcttctatgccaggatacaactctggtttaagctctgtttgttttggtctgaaaccctaaaccctttaccggaataacccttacataaatatcctcacatacataatctctctaatatattttgcattacatcacATTTACATATCCATCACCACATCTATCATCCTATCTAtcttaaaatgatctaatccaactgacctatataccttatacaacttgtcatgccttatgtcgacttacaaagataattacaatatcaaattacatgtcggctagataacataaatgcatgaatatgaaaaacaattatcgatgccggatccaagagatgtcaacctctaataccgataaccatattctaaaccatgtcggcctgcattgtcggtaaccaaagaaatccttttgtcctgccaatgtcggtgttggtgtagtatctgtgaagtgcttgccggtacacaatgaaccaaaacatgaagtcgaaACAAAATaccaagttgccatcaatgacaacatagtgaaaccaaccaattgagtgtcaattgccaacaatctccccctttggcattgatgacaacactcatgtgaaaaatggtcaaagtttcatctgtcggttccatcctgcctgctccccatgagctgaatattcattaatgaaaaatactccatatctccccctaatgtatacaactccttctattctttttacttctcttttatttttcacatctgtatcactccccctttgacatcatgtCATCagaaattctaaaaagaatgtcaaagatccaaaaataattgtacaatgaatatcccaaaaatatcttaccagagcttaacaaatttcaatttttttggataagccttctccaatagctcaagataagtatcccaactagatttgaaagtgtcataaatagatacaagtccatttaatatatgtgcagatgactctttctcacttacctctgccagtgtgggctttccaaccatatccatacattctttcttatgtacactgagtgaatcaaactggggactcaccaagcctctcaaacttctaGCCCtttttatgattttgtctttttccttctcaagaatagaaatttgggcttccaaaatcataatttgaccatcaatggatgtagtcaatgaagtcaatccatcaaaataattagctatatttgcaattttctcctgaaattcttttatattcttatccacattaactttAAGTCTATATGTGTTAcaacataaatatttgtacactgcttcaaagaattatctatcagtttcagcttttcattaatcttctttttcttagattcaatcacctgatcaaatgcagctcttttagcctgggtgaacctctccagtgcttgtcaaTTTGAAatatgttgtaaggattgaaattcCTTtaaaatgtgctcagtaattgtcttaagcttgtcggatggacttgcttcattgtcaatcttgcactctgagactagtctgtgtaaaacagtgattgactgatcaataatcttTTTATCTGTAGAtacctccttcattaatttttgtgttgccatcatcatgagttcggtAGGACTCATCTCGATTATGTTTTTCTTTATAACCTGTGagatgtcaattgacaacaatgatggactaacTATCGATTCTCTATcgatttcccctttcttctcctctgatgatttgtcctttatagtttcctcacttgcaccggtggctttcccacttggtgcagtctctataactgtcagttcctctgtaggaactgtaacttcaacctgtacatttgtatctggaggactgttatcctcaatattagtatcatgtacatcatcaaccttttcacttTCTGTATTAGCagatatctcaacatttgtctatacatttgtatctaccgagggctggatttccactatcttaatgtttttcaaaactgagggtgaagtacccataatcccctttccttttccttcaatcggggtgtctgcagtgtctgtctttgattccaatgaagtaaagaaacctttttTCTCTCCAAATAGCTTAACCCATGCCTTCTGAGTCTccattattatctcatttacccttcctagcatcagactggttatcctatgttttctattaaaggcttttctatctgccacctcaagtgtcctttccatttcctttggagaaatagtaacacaaactgataacaactcttgaattttaatatgcttgtcttcttgcattgctgacagtcttctagcatctaacatattatataattatgccagtatttggttttcaatttctattaaggctttcttataaatatccaaatataataatactgcttcatctacctctctttgttcatcatcctctaagtgttcataataaaattatacattctttaacatgccatccttagtgatttcatctactaacttgtcacaagtttttggtggacta from Cryptomeria japonica chromosome 3, Sugi_1.0, whole genome shotgun sequence harbors:
- the LOC131045332 gene encoding ferredoxin--NADP reductase, leaf isozyme 1, chloroplastic, producing the protein MAAITAAVSLPTSAHSSSLARISSSSSSSADRLSFQKAFQGTRLSSCEGKPVVGLSTGRGRIGLLLVNAQGTSTTTEAPAKVVKESKKNEEGVVVNKFKPKSPYIGRTLLNTKITGDDAPGETWHMVFSTEGEIPYREGQSIGIIPKGVDKNGKPHKLRLYSIASSALGDFGDSKTVSLCVKRLVYANDQGEIVKGVCSNYLCDLKPGEDVTITGPIGKEMLMPSDPNATVVMLGTGTGIAPFRGFLWKMFFEKHDDYKFNGLAWLFLGVPTSSSLLYKEEFEKMKEKYPDNLRVDFAVSREQTNEKGEKMYIQTRMAQYAKELWELLKKDSTYVYMCGLKGMEKGIDEIMVSLAAADGIDWAEYKRKLKKEEQWNVEVY